The following are encoded in a window of Clostridium thermarum genomic DNA:
- a CDS encoding class I SAM-dependent methyltransferase → MNSVQYFDSIAKQWNVIRSEYFEERVKYKLLSINNIKDKVVADLGCGTGFVSLALANDASIVFSIDNSINMLKELKTAALKRELKNIYPIKSSLDNLALFDESLDATFINMALHHVKNAKKAIEEMYRVIVKGGFVVISDVMEHNGEWAREEMYDEWLGFSNEQITQWLKEAGFRDIRIENTDLKCKGYSSKGEYTETGIFIATAVK, encoded by the coding sequence ATGAATTCAGTACAATATTTTGACTCTATAGCAAAACAATGGAATGTAATAAGAAGCGAATACTTTGAGGAAAGGGTAAAGTACAAGCTTTTATCTATTAACAATATAAAGGATAAGGTAGTGGCTGATTTAGGATGCGGTACAGGTTTTGTGTCATTGGCATTGGCTAATGATGCAAGTATAGTGTTTTCTATAGACAACTCCATAAATATGCTAAAGGAGCTGAAGACAGCGGCTTTAAAACGGGAACTTAAAAATATATATCCCATAAAATCTTCTTTGGATAACTTGGCTCTCTTTGATGAGTCTTTGGATGCTACCTTTATAAATATGGCCCTTCATCATGTAAAGAACGCTAAGAAAGCCATAGAAGAGATGTATAGAGTTATTGTAAAAGGCGGATTTGTGGTCATTTCCGATGTTATGGAGCACAATGGAGAATGGGCCAGAGAAGAGATGTATGACGAATGGCTTGGCTTTTCCAATGAGCAAATAACTCAGTGGCTTAAAGAAGCAGGCTTTAGGGATATAAGGATTGAAAACACAGACTTGAAGTGCAAAGGATACTCCAGTAAAGGTGAGTACACTGAAACTGGGATATTTATAGCAACAGCAGTTAAATAG
- the ytaF gene encoding sporulation membrane protein YtaF, protein MLEGYMHLISILFFCLASSCDNFVIGISYGGKAIKINFSSNLLVAVVSCLGTFCAMLIGKGVQAFISKEQAKMLGSTLLIIFGMYMLIGSIKAQKEHSLLKDRPTNQYYDYIEHPEFLDKDNSKEIELKEAAILGGILSINNIGFGIGVSVAGLNIYITSIVTFIFSMLFLKVGVYIGHKILNSSISKYSEYISAIIIICLGILELII, encoded by the coding sequence ATGCTGGAGGGTTATATGCATTTAATATCAATTCTTTTTTTCTGTTTGGCTTCAAGCTGTGATAATTTTGTTATTGGGATAAGTTATGGTGGAAAGGCTATAAAGATAAACTTTTCCAGCAATTTACTCGTGGCTGTGGTTTCATGCTTGGGAACCTTTTGTGCCATGTTGATTGGTAAGGGCGTTCAAGCTTTCATATCAAAAGAGCAGGCAAAAATGTTAGGAAGTACCTTATTAATTATATTTGGAATGTATATGCTGATCGGATCAATAAAGGCCCAGAAAGAGCATTCACTTTTGAAGGATAGGCCTACTAATCAATATTATGATTATATTGAGCATCCAGAATTTCTGGATAAGGATAATTCAAAGGAGATAGAACTTAAGGAGGCTGCAATACTGGGGGGTATTCTCAGTATAAACAATATTGGCTTTGGTATAGGAGTCAGTGTTGCAGGCCTCAATATATATATAACCTCTATAGTAACATTTATTTTTAGTATGTTATTTTTAAAGGTTGGAGTTTATATAGGACATAAAATATTGAATAGTAGTATATCTAAGTACAGTGAATATATATCTGCAATTATTATAATCTGTCTTGGTATATTAGAACTTATTATATGA